The Bos javanicus breed banteng chromosome 21, ARS-OSU_banteng_1.0, whole genome shotgun sequence genome includes a region encoding these proteins:
- the LOC133234400 gene encoding duodenase-1-like produces the protein MVLLLLLVALLSPTGEAGKIIGGHEAKPHSRPYMAFLQVKTSGKSHNCGGFLVREDFVLTAAHCLGSSLSTSINVTLGAHNIKERETTQQVIPVRRPIPHPDYNDETWANDIMLLKLMRKAHVTTTVSPISLPRDWDTVNPGMMCSVAGWGRRGVNMPSTDKLQEVDLEVRSEEECKDRFQDYNASIQICAGDPSKRKNSFSGDSGGPLVCNGVAQGIVSYGRDDGTTPDVYTRISSFLSWIHSTMRRYTRQGSA, from the exons ATGGTCCTGCTCCTGCTCCTGGTGGCCCTTCTGTCCCCTACCGGGGAGGCAG GGAAAATCATCGGGGGCCACGAGGCCAAGCCACACTCCCGTCCCTACATGGCGTTTCTTCAGGTCAAGACTTCAGGGAAATCTCACAACTGTGGGGGTTTCCTCGTGCGTGAGGACTTCGTGCTGACAGCAGCTCACTGCCTGGGAAG CTCTCTGAGCACCTCAATCAACGTCACCCTGGGGGCCCACAACATCAAAGAACGAGAGACGACCCAGCAGGTCATCCCAGTGAGAAGACCCATTCCCCACCCAGACTATAATGATGAGACTTGGGCCAACGACATCATGTTACTGAAG CTGATGAGGAAGGCACATGTGACCACCACTGTGAGCCCCATCAGTCTGCCCAGGGACTGGGATACGGTGAATCCAGGGATGATGTGCAGTGTGGCCGGTTGGGGGCGACGGGGGGTAAATATGCCCTCTACAGACAAACTACAGGAGGTAGATCTTGAAGTCCGAAGTGAGGAGGAATGTAAGGATCGCTTCCAAGACTACAATGCCTCCATACAGATATGTGCTGGAGATCCAAGCAAGAGGAAGAATTCTTTCTCG GGTGACTCTGGGGGCCCGCTTGTGTGTAATGGTGTGGCCCAGGGCATTGTGTCCTATGGAAGAGATGATGGGACAACTCCAGATGTCTACACCAGAATCTCCAGCTTTCTGTCCTGGATCCATTCCACAATGAGACGGTACACACGCCAGGGATCAGCATGA